A window of Acinetobacter sp. TR3 contains these coding sequences:
- a CDS encoding Lrp/AsnC ligand binding domain-containing protein, which produces MRKLDRIDRLILDILQREGRIAISELALRVNLSTTPCSERVKRLEREGIIMGYYARLNPAHVDRSLLVFLEIKLSAKSGDVFDQVARDLVDIPEVLECHLISGEFDYLVKARLKEMSAYRRLLGDLLKKLPASASSHSYVVMEEVKEGLYLDVSK; this is translated from the coding sequence ATGCGTAAATTAGACCGTATTGATCGCCTGATTTTAGATATTCTGCAGCGTGAAGGTCGGATTGCGATTAGTGAGCTGGCTTTACGTGTCAATTTGTCCACCACCCCGTGTTCAGAACGTGTTAAACGCTTAGAGCGTGAAGGGATCATTATGGGTTATTACGCGCGACTCAATCCTGCCCATGTTGACCGCAGTCTTTTGGTATTTTTAGAAATTAAACTTTCAGCCAAATCTGGCGATGTTTTTGATCAGGTTGCACGTGATCTAGTTGATATTCCTGAGGTGCTAGAATGCCATCTGATCTCAGGTGAGTTTGATTATTTAGTCAAAGCTAGACTGAAAGAAATGAGTGCTTATCGACGTTTATTGGGGGATCTACTGAAAAAGCTGCCTGCTTCGGCCTCGTCACATAGCTATGTGGTGATGGAGGAAGTCAAAGAAGGCTTATACCTTGATGTCAGCAAATAA
- a CDS encoding D-amino acid dehydrogenase, translating into MRVIVLGSGVIGVASAYYLAQQGAQVTVLDRQSGPAKETSFGNAGQISPGYSTPWAAPGIPFKAVKWMFQHHAPLAINIDGSMWQLQWMAQMLKNCNPQSYAVNKERMMRVAEYSRDCLRDLRTKTGINYENRSRGTLQVFRNDAQLEAVQRDIQVLKECGVDFDLLNAQELARVEPALAHTDKLVGGLHLPNDETGDCYLFTNALAKLAQDLGVEFKFDQNVENLIVEGDEIKGVMVNGAVLTADRFVLAFGSYSRDFLKPLALNLPVYPVKGYSLTIPIVDPALAPQSTVLDETYKVAITRFDQRIRVGGMAELSGFNLGLNEDRRATLEMVTQDLFPGGDLQQASFWTGLRPMTPDSTPIIGATQYKNLFLNTGHGTLGWTMACGSGKLISDLVMNHRTDISTDGLSIQRYSHAA; encoded by the coding sequence ATGCGCGTCATCGTCTTAGGAAGTGGTGTTATTGGTGTGGCAAGTGCTTATTACCTTGCGCAACAAGGGGCTCAAGTGACTGTGCTTGATCGTCAATCAGGTCCTGCCAAAGAAACCAGCTTTGGTAATGCAGGGCAAATTTCCCCAGGATATTCGACACCGTGGGCAGCGCCAGGAATTCCTTTTAAAGCAGTTAAATGGATGTTCCAACATCATGCACCACTAGCGATTAATATTGATGGCAGTATGTGGCAGTTACAGTGGATGGCTCAAATGCTGAAAAACTGTAATCCACAAAGCTATGCAGTGAACAAAGAGCGCATGATGCGTGTTGCTGAATATAGCCGTGACTGTCTGCGTGATCTAAGAACAAAAACCGGCATTAATTACGAAAATCGTTCTAGAGGTACGTTGCAAGTATTCCGTAATGACGCTCAGCTAGAGGCGGTGCAACGTGATATTCAAGTACTCAAAGAATGTGGTGTGGATTTCGATTTACTTAATGCACAAGAGTTAGCACGCGTAGAACCTGCTTTAGCACATACCGATAAGTTAGTGGGTGGTTTACATTTGCCAAATGATGAGACAGGTGATTGTTATTTATTCACCAATGCCTTGGCAAAACTGGCACAAGATTTGGGTGTGGAGTTTAAGTTTGATCAGAATGTTGAAAACTTAATTGTTGAAGGCGATGAAATCAAAGGCGTCATGGTCAATGGAGCAGTTTTAACAGCCGACCGTTTTGTTCTTGCTTTTGGTAGTTATTCTCGTGACTTCCTCAAACCATTGGCGCTCAATTTGCCTGTATATCCAGTGAAGGGCTATTCATTAACAATTCCAATTGTTGATCCTGCACTTGCACCACAATCCACCGTTTTAGATGAAACTTACAAAGTTGCGATTACACGTTTTGATCAACGTATTCGTGTTGGTGGTATGGCGGAATTGAGTGGTTTTAATCTGGGCTTGAATGAAGACCGTCGTGCCACTTTAGAAATGGTGACTCAAGATTTATTCCCTGGCGGTGATTTACAGCAAGCTTCGTTCTGGACGGGCTTACGTCCAATGACACCTGATAGTACCCCGATTATCGGTGCGACCCAGTATAAGAATTTATTCTTGAATACTGGACATGGCACTTTAGGTTGGACGATGGCATGTGGTTCAGGAAAATTAATTAGTGATCTGGTGATGAATCATCGCACAGATATTAGTACGGATGGTTTGTCCATTCAGCGCTATTCACACGCAGCATAA
- the alr gene encoding alanine racemase, translated as MPRPITAVIHTQALRQNLEVLRASVPDSKVFAVVKANAYGHGIERVYESFKTADGFALLDIEEAKRLRALGWTGPILLLEGIFSPQDLFDCVQYQLSFTIHNEQQVEWVQQHIYPAQFDIFLKMNSGMNRLGFKPQQYRKVWQHLQRLNHVAKITHMTHFSDADGERFDQAGVDYQLTEFESTIQDLPGERSVSNSAAILRYSSQLHSDYVRGGIMLYGSSPDYPQHSIQDWGLAPTMSLRSELIAIQQLNANESVGYGSNFVAAHAMTIGIVACGYADGYQRISPTGTPVLVNGIRTRTIGRVSMDMLAVYLTPVPNAEIGSEVVLWGTSKTGQILSIDDVAAASGTVGYELMCGVTARVPFITQD; from the coding sequence ATGCCTCGCCCAATTACTGCGGTCATCCATACTCAGGCTTTGCGTCAAAACCTCGAGGTCTTGAGAGCAAGTGTTCCAGATAGCAAGGTGTTTGCTGTAGTCAAAGCCAATGCTTACGGACATGGTATTGAACGTGTTTATGAATCATTTAAAACAGCAGATGGTTTTGCTTTACTGGATATTGAAGAAGCAAAACGCCTACGTGCACTCGGTTGGACAGGGCCTATTCTATTGCTCGAAGGGATTTTCTCTCCTCAAGATTTATTTGATTGTGTCCAGTATCAACTCAGTTTTACCATTCACAATGAGCAACAAGTTGAATGGGTACAGCAGCATATTTACCCCGCACAGTTTGATATTTTCTTAAAAATGAACAGTGGTATGAACCGATTAGGTTTCAAGCCACAACAATACCGCAAAGTCTGGCAGCATCTGCAACGCCTTAATCATGTTGCTAAAATCACGCATATGACCCATTTCTCTGATGCAGATGGGGAGCGTTTTGATCAAGCTGGCGTGGATTATCAACTCACAGAATTTGAAAGCACCATTCAAGATTTACCTGGGGAAAGATCGGTGAGCAATAGTGCCGCCATCCTCAGATATTCATCTCAACTACACTCCGATTATGTCCGTGGCGGCATCATGCTGTATGGAAGCTCTCCCGATTATCCTCAGCATAGTATTCAAGATTGGGGGCTTGCGCCGACCATGAGTTTGCGAAGTGAACTGATTGCAATCCAACAGTTAAATGCCAATGAAAGTGTGGGCTATGGCTCGAATTTTGTCGCTGCGCATGCGATGACCATTGGCATTGTGGCATGTGGTTATGCAGATGGTTATCAGCGTATTTCTCCTACAGGCACCCCTGTTTTAGTCAATGGAATTCGTACTCGAACTATTGGACGAGTCAGTATGGATATGTTGGCAGTTTATTTAACGCCAGTACCGAATGCTGAGATTGGCAGTGAAGTTGTACTTTGGGGAACCTCCAAAACAGGACAAATTCTATCTATCGATGATGTTGCAGCAGCCTCAGGCACAGTTGGCTATGAACTCATGTGTGGTGTAACTGCACGAGTTCCATTTATCACTCAAGACTAA
- a CDS encoding RidA family protein has protein sequence MSHSDIQKINSTEVMSAVTVFNQVVYLSGQVPKNPDLDIEGQTRDILATIEQLLALANSDKSRLLSVQLFLKDLADFPKVNAIYVDWLKDSVAPSRATIQADLVNPKWLIEIAVIAAQK, from the coding sequence ATGTCACATTCAGATATCCAGAAAATCAATAGCACCGAAGTGATGAGTGCTGTCACCGTCTTTAATCAAGTGGTGTATTTATCAGGACAAGTCCCTAAAAACCCCGATTTAGATATTGAGGGGCAAACGAGAGATATTCTTGCAACGATTGAACAGTTACTTGCTTTAGCAAATAGTGATAAATCGCGATTACTTTCGGTTCAGCTTTTTCTGAAAGACCTTGCTGATTTTCCAAAGGTTAATGCGATTTATGTGGATTGGTTAAAAGACAGTGTTGCACCATCGCGTGCCACCATTCAAGCCGATTTGGTCAATCCAAAATGGCTGATTGAAATTGCAGTGATTGCAGCACAAAAATAA
- a CDS encoding amino acid permease, producing the protein MTVIQNQSEGEQAPQDLQRKLSNRHLQLIAIGGAIGTGLFMGSGKTISLAGPSILFIYMIIGGMFFFLMRALGELLLANLQYKSFVDMAHDLIGPWAGYYLGWTYWLGWVLVGIADLAAVINYLGFWLPEGMTFTPVGQAMISAGCVLFVLALNLLTVKLFGEVEFWFALIKILAIMGLIAVGGYMIFSHFTAPHGTVASFSNIWSHGGMFPKGVDGFLAGFQIAVFAFVGIELIGTTAAETKDPHKNLPKAINAIPIRIILFYVLALLVVMSVTPWDHIRADKSPFVELFLNAGIVTSAIIMNLVVLSSVMSSMNSGVFSTSRMLFGLSKDGQAPNAFGRLSKSAVPANGLIFSCVFIMGGAVLQYFVPNTIEAFTLASSLCVILFISVWSLIMVCYIRYRKLRPELHAQSTFKMPGGVFMSYVVIAFLMFTLVILALEPDTLKALYVSPVWIVILSVTYRVLYKPRMRRLQEKSAA; encoded by the coding sequence ATGACGGTGATTCAAAATCAGTCAGAAGGCGAACAAGCGCCTCAAGACTTACAACGAAAACTTTCCAATCGCCATTTGCAATTGATTGCTATTGGTGGCGCGATTGGGACTGGACTGTTCATGGGTTCAGGCAAAACCATCTCCCTTGCAGGTCCATCAATCCTGTTTATTTACATGATTATTGGTGGCATGTTCTTTTTCCTGATGCGTGCATTAGGAGAGTTATTACTTGCAAACTTACAGTACAAATCATTCGTTGATATGGCGCATGATCTAATTGGTCCATGGGCAGGTTATTACTTGGGTTGGACCTATTGGCTCGGTTGGGTTTTGGTCGGGATAGCAGACTTGGCTGCGGTGATTAACTATCTGGGCTTTTGGCTGCCCGAAGGTATGACCTTTACACCAGTCGGACAAGCGATGATTAGTGCAGGCTGCGTATTATTCGTTTTGGCATTGAATTTACTTACCGTCAAATTGTTTGGTGAAGTTGAGTTCTGGTTCGCACTGATTAAAATTTTAGCAATTATGGGATTAATTGCGGTGGGTGGTTATATGATTTTCAGTCATTTTACCGCACCGCATGGCACAGTTGCCTCATTCAGCAATATTTGGTCGCATGGGGGCATGTTCCCGAAAGGTGTCGATGGTTTCTTGGCAGGTTTCCAAATTGCAGTTTTTGCCTTTGTTGGTATCGAGTTGATTGGAACGACTGCTGCTGAAACTAAAGATCCACATAAGAACTTACCCAAAGCAATTAATGCGATTCCCATTCGTATCATCCTATTCTATGTATTGGCGTTGTTGGTCGTGATGTCTGTGACGCCATGGGATCATATTCGTGCGGATAAAAGTCCGTTTGTTGAATTATTCTTAAATGCAGGAATTGTGACTTCTGCGATTATCATGAATCTTGTGGTGTTATCTTCGGTGATGTCATCCATGAATAGTGGTGTGTTCTCAACAAGTCGGATGTTATTTGGTTTATCGAAAGATGGTCAGGCGCCTAATGCTTTTGGTCGCTTATCAAAAAGTGCTGTTCCAGCCAATGGTTTAATCTTCTCTTGTGTATTCATCATGGGAGGCGCGGTACTACAATACTTTGTGCCAAACACGATTGAAGCATTTACCTTAGCAAGCTCTTTATGCGTGATTCTATTTATCAGTGTATGGAGTCTGATTATGGTGTGCTATATCCGCTATCGTAAGTTACGCCCAGAATTACATGCTCAATCGACCTTTAAAATGCCGGGTGGGGTATTCATGTCTTACGTCGTGATCGCCTTCCTGATGTTTACTTTAGTGATTTTGGCCCTTGAACCCGATACATTGAAAGCCTTGTATGTCAGTCCCGTTTGGATTGTGATTTTAAGTGTGACCTATCGTGTGCTGTATAAACCAAGAATGCGCCGATTACAGGAAAAGTCTGCTGCTTAG
- a CDS encoding type II toxin-antitoxin system HipA family toxin yields MLKKLNVYYNGWGEYWLWGTLVSSTAITGRPLIAFEYSAEAISKGLELSSYLLPLKGDSLRTNFPTHQMGLPGPIYDALPDGWGMLLMDRLFKKNGLNPARIGPLERLRYINTHAMGALSFEPSAPELALTENIPLIKLAQEVQEVLKGEGAEFLQHLLIMGGSPQGARPKALVYRDPVTNEFSTVSSHQHEAWLIKFPAQQEHPEVCAIEAVYAECLRHCHIDTPDTQYFTLPNGLTAFASKRFDRHDGMRIPMQSLAAFTGADFKSPGSLDYSNFLRATHFCTNDVREKAIAFKRAVFNVVFNNRDDHCKNFSFLMSQNGQWKLAPAYDVTFCEGPGGYHQMDIMGEALDIPRQALVKLGTQEAELSAQEVDEIIGSICKVAIRFSDISHDLLPGQIQAETLHMIQNRIAHNIHLLN; encoded by the coding sequence ATGCTCAAAAAACTTAATGTTTACTACAATGGATGGGGTGAATATTGGCTTTGGGGTACACTGGTCTCCTCAACCGCAATCACAGGTCGGCCATTAATCGCCTTTGAATACAGTGCAGAAGCGATCAGTAAAGGTTTAGAACTTTCCTCTTACCTACTTCCATTAAAAGGTGACTCATTAAGAACGAACTTTCCTACACATCAAATGGGATTGCCAGGTCCTATATATGATGCCTTGCCCGATGGTTGGGGCATGCTTCTTATGGATCGCTTATTTAAAAAAAATGGACTCAATCCAGCACGGATTGGGCCATTAGAACGACTCAGGTATATTAATACACATGCAATGGGGGCATTATCCTTTGAACCTTCAGCACCTGAGTTAGCATTAACTGAAAATATTCCACTGATTAAACTCGCTCAAGAAGTTCAGGAAGTTCTCAAAGGAGAAGGTGCAGAATTTTTACAGCATTTATTAATTATGGGTGGATCTCCACAAGGTGCAAGGCCAAAAGCGCTCGTCTACCGTGATCCTGTTACCAACGAATTCTCAACAGTTAGCTCACATCAACATGAAGCATGGTTGATCAAATTTCCCGCTCAGCAAGAGCATCCTGAAGTTTGTGCAATTGAAGCTGTTTATGCAGAATGTTTGCGTCATTGTCATATTGACACCCCTGATACTCAATATTTTACTCTTCCGAATGGATTAACCGCATTTGCATCAAAAAGATTTGACCGCCACGATGGCATGCGTATCCCTATGCAAAGTTTAGCGGCCTTCACCGGAGCTGATTTTAAATCACCAGGGAGTTTAGACTACAGTAATTTTCTTCGCGCTACACACTTTTGCACCAATGATGTTCGCGAAAAAGCAATTGCATTCAAGCGAGCTGTTTTCAATGTAGTCTTCAATAATCGAGATGATCATTGCAAAAACTTTTCATTTCTAATGTCCCAAAATGGGCAATGGAAACTCGCCCCTGCCTATGATGTTACTTTCTGTGAAGGGCCAGGGGGATATCATCAAATGGATATCATGGGTGAGGCACTGGATATTCCTCGACAAGCTCTTGTAAAACTTGGTACTCAGGAAGCGGAACTTTCTGCCCAAGAAGTCGATGAAATTATTGGCTCGATTTGTAAGGTTGCAATCCGATTCAGTGATATCTCTCATGATCTATTACCTGGACAAATTCAAGCAGAGACTCTCCACATGATCCAAAATAGGATTGCACATAATATTCATTTATTGAATTGA
- a CDS encoding helix-turn-helix transcriptional regulator: protein MDLKFKKPEEVVTLLCERLRKERLYLEMTQADVATRAGISVNTVSNLEAGRNVSFENLVRVAMVLGRLKELEELFKPHLNSVNDILRYESNTARQRIKRK, encoded by the coding sequence ATGGATTTAAAATTCAAAAAACCTGAAGAGGTTGTTACTTTATTATGTGAAAGGCTTCGCAAAGAACGACTTTATCTGGAAATGACTCAGGCAGACGTCGCTACACGTGCTGGTATTAGTGTGAATACAGTATCTAATCTGGAAGCTGGTCGAAATGTTTCATTTGAAAATTTAGTACGCGTTGCCATGGTATTGGGCCGATTAAAAGAATTAGAGGAACTCTTCAAACCTCATTTAAACAGTGTAAATGACATTCTCCGCTATGAGAGCAATACGGCTCGCCAACGTATCAAAAGGAAATAA
- a CDS encoding DEAD/DEAH box helicase, whose product MSSLINFLSRFSTATIQRSLSYAKHIDRETIEFFEEKDGITMYAQIEGTDYYDTAITYNPQKDRLIDDDCTCPVGYNCKHAAALARLFFQEYRQEFQQRYAESQSPQGIAKRQWGDDQAQRWLNDFKRYLQQTEPEQSVKTNNYLIYLLDQSVSLKKLTVDVQKARRNKNGSIAGESYYTQYENITRKHLTLPEQKRQLFNQIYYCAKINSDDRFYQSNLDISGILLEHFKSFIQSGDVYWKKKSHAALQWSEQGYHIELIWQQGVDKQTEHLNIELVNGDIRLDLKSNPHIQILASHPPCYVDIQQNTVGQLYGEYTANLLYHFLQMPDLPTMLLPEFERLTHQYSDVKNLPQPESIQHIDVIKGSPQPILRFGVLDKFDWKWEESVCAEIEFSYAGGRIKAGTSGDSFIGEQHGKMVRQLRDLVQEQQSIQRLQLLVESLKWVKDFSYDQQLKLDKQRLDSMVFAFYGDWIKQLMPINQIELMGWQIEHLENSPFNVQYVENLNISITESEGQQDWFNIGATVQDSAGNSYNLLDALVALVRVNPDLLDPRTFIHLHDSQIFTVKTAVDQPDLALSVRDIKPVLLHLQSILQQEERSIDRYDASQLLELQHNLGMTWQVSDRLQQFVQKFKQGYQQQLPTPQGFQGELRPYQQQGLGWLQFLRETQHGGILADDMGLGKTAQTLAHLLMEKQAGYLHDSPALIVAPTSLMHNWFKEAEKFTPELKVLLLQGADRHQYFEQIPHYDIVLTTYPLLARDEEQLKQYEYHQLILDEAQNIKNPRAKAAQVVRQLKARHRLCLTGTPMENHLGELWALFYFLMPGFLYSQEIFNKKYRHPIEKRGDQQLRQKLVNRIKTFILRRLKTDVVKELPEKTTIEVNIDMNDQQSKLYEAVRATMQASIQKIVAEKGFKRSQIQILDALLKLRQVCCHPSLLKLDSVKTAQAHSAKLEQLMDMVVPMVEEGRKILIFSQFTSMLELIEQQLHHVEIGYVKLTGQTKKRDEVITAFQSGQVSVFLISLKAGGVGLNLTAADTVIHYDPWWNPAAEDQASDRAWRIGQDKSVFVYKLITNKSIEEKILVLQQNKAKLAHSILSTDHEGEVKLTENDVMNLFEKF is encoded by the coding sequence ATGTCCTCATTGATCAATTTTCTATCTCGCTTTAGTACTGCAACTATTCAGCGTAGTCTTAGCTATGCTAAACACATTGATAGGGAAACGATTGAGTTCTTTGAGGAAAAAGATGGTATCACCATGTATGCCCAAATTGAAGGGACAGATTATTATGATACTGCGATTACCTATAATCCCCAAAAAGACCGTTTAATCGATGACGACTGCACTTGTCCGGTTGGATATAACTGTAAACATGCTGCTGCTTTAGCGCGGTTATTCTTTCAAGAATATCGTCAGGAATTTCAACAGCGTTATGCTGAATCTCAATCTCCGCAAGGAATCGCAAAACGCCAATGGGGGGATGATCAGGCGCAGCGCTGGTTGAATGATTTTAAACGGTATTTACAACAGACTGAACCTGAGCAATCTGTCAAAACAAACAATTATTTAATTTACCTGCTAGATCAGTCTGTCAGCTTAAAGAAATTGACAGTTGATGTTCAGAAGGCCAGACGCAATAAAAACGGCTCAATTGCAGGGGAAAGTTATTATACCCAATATGAAAATATCACCAGAAAGCATCTGACTTTACCTGAACAAAAACGACAATTATTTAACCAGATTTATTATTGCGCCAAAATAAACAGCGACGATCGCTTTTATCAAAGCAATCTTGATATCTCCGGCATTTTATTGGAGCATTTCAAATCTTTTATTCAAAGTGGCGATGTGTACTGGAAAAAAAAGAGCCATGCTGCACTTCAATGGTCAGAACAAGGCTATCACATCGAACTGATCTGGCAACAAGGTGTAGACAAACAGACAGAGCATTTAAACATTGAATTGGTTAATGGTGATATTCGACTCGATTTAAAATCAAATCCACATATTCAGATTCTCGCGAGCCATCCACCATGTTATGTGGATATTCAACAGAACACGGTGGGCCAGTTATATGGTGAATATACGGCAAATCTTCTGTACCATTTTTTACAGATGCCTGATCTTCCAACTATGCTCTTGCCAGAGTTTGAGAGACTGACTCATCAATATTCAGATGTGAAAAATCTGCCTCAACCCGAGTCTATTCAGCATATTGATGTCATTAAGGGTAGTCCCCAGCCAATTTTACGCTTCGGTGTTTTAGATAAATTTGATTGGAAATGGGAAGAGTCTGTTTGTGCTGAAATTGAATTCTCCTATGCAGGTGGGCGAATTAAAGCAGGTACATCAGGTGACAGTTTTATTGGTGAACAGCATGGTAAAATGGTGCGACAGCTTCGGGACTTAGTTCAGGAACAACAGTCAATCCAGCGTTTACAGCTATTGGTCGAATCACTGAAGTGGGTGAAAGATTTTAGTTATGACCAGCAATTAAAATTGGATAAACAACGTCTTGATTCTATGGTTTTTGCTTTCTATGGAGACTGGATCAAACAGCTGATGCCCATCAATCAAATTGAGCTGATGGGCTGGCAGATAGAGCATCTGGAGAACAGCCCTTTTAATGTGCAATATGTTGAAAATTTAAATATTTCTATCACTGAATCTGAAGGTCAGCAGGACTGGTTCAATATCGGTGCGACGGTTCAAGACAGTGCAGGCAATTCTTATAATTTGCTTGATGCGCTCGTAGCTTTGGTGCGAGTAAATCCTGATTTACTTGATCCGCGGACTTTTATTCATCTGCATGACAGTCAAATTTTCACCGTGAAAACTGCAGTTGATCAACCTGATTTGGCCTTATCCGTTAGGGATATTAAGCCGGTATTGTTGCATCTGCAGAGCATTTTACAGCAAGAAGAGCGCAGTATTGATCGCTATGATGCGAGTCAATTATTAGAATTGCAGCATAATCTTGGGATGACATGGCAGGTCAGTGATCGTCTGCAACAATTTGTACAGAAATTCAAACAAGGCTATCAGCAACAACTGCCGACACCACAAGGTTTTCAGGGGGAATTGCGTCCATACCAGCAGCAGGGTTTAGGCTGGTTACAGTTTTTAAGGGAAACCCAGCATGGCGGGATTCTGGCAGATGATATGGGCTTGGGGAAAACAGCACAAACTTTAGCCCATTTACTCATGGAAAAACAGGCTGGATATTTGCATGACAGTCCTGCCCTAATTGTTGCACCCACATCGCTGATGCATAACTGGTTCAAAGAAGCAGAGAAATTTACCCCTGAACTCAAGGTATTGCTGCTACAGGGGGCCGACCGCCATCAGTATTTTGAGCAGATTCCGCACTATGACATTGTGTTAACCACCTATCCGCTTCTGGCGAGAGATGAAGAACAACTAAAGCAATATGAATATCATCAACTCATTTTGGATGAGGCGCAGAATATCAAAAATCCGCGTGCCAAAGCTGCACAGGTAGTAAGGCAATTAAAAGCACGACATCGTTTGTGTCTAACAGGTACCCCGATGGAAAATCATTTGGGTGAGCTGTGGGCACTATTTTATTTCCTGATGCCAGGATTCTTATATTCACAAGAAATTTTTAATAAAAAATACCGTCATCCGATTGAAAAACGCGGTGATCAGCAGTTAAGACAAAAGCTGGTCAACCGGATTAAGACCTTCATTTTACGTCGCTTGAAAACTGACGTAGTCAAAGAGTTGCCAGAAAAAACCACGATTGAAGTCAATATTGATATGAATGACCAGCAATCTAAGTTATATGAGGCTGTTCGCGCCACGATGCAGGCAAGCATTCAGAAAATTGTGGCAGAAAAAGGCTTTAAACGTAGTCAAATTCAAATTTTAGATGCCTTACTGAAGCTACGTCAGGTGTGCTGCCATCCTAGCTTACTAAAGCTGGATTCAGTGAAAACCGCGCAGGCACATTCTGCCAAACTTGAACAGTTGATGGATATGGTCGTTCCAATGGTGGAAGAGGGGCGAAAAATTCTTATCTTCTCTCAGTTTACCTCAATGTTGGAACTGATTGAGCAACAGCTCCATCATGTAGAAATTGGCTATGTGAAGCTGACTGGGCAGACCAAAAAGCGAGATGAAGTCATTACAGCATTTCAGTCTGGACAAGTGTCGGTATTTTTAATCAGTCTGAAAGCAGGAGGGGTCGGTCTGAATCTAACTGCCGCAGATACAGTCATTCACTATGATCCATGGTGGAACCCTGCTGCTGAAGATCAAGCTTCAGATCGTGCATGGCGAATTGGACAGGACAAGTCGGTATTTGTGTATAAGCTGATTACCAATAAAAGCATAGAAGAAAAAATTCTTGTCTTACAGCAAAATAAAGCAAAACTGGCACACTCTATTCTAAGTACAGATCATGAAGGCGAAGTGAAACTGACGGAAAATGACGTGATGAACTTGTTTGAAAAATTTTAG
- a CDS encoding HipA domain-containing protein, whose translation MIKTPSSRHAFVALNEYSMMPLAKTVGIDVPEIRLVDMAILQDLPPLNLPQEQYAFAIKRFDRESTADTTELIHIEDFAQIFSAYPHQKYSTTNYEQIGKIIYQFSDKKLLIFSNLLAVYS comes from the coding sequence ATTATCAAAACTCCTTCTTCCAGACATGCTTTTGTTGCGCTAAATGAATATTCTATGATGCCCCTTGCCAAAACGGTCGGAATAGATGTCCCTGAGATTCGCTTAGTGGATATGGCAATTTTACAAGACCTTCCACCATTAAATTTACCCCAAGAGCAATATGCTTTCGCAATCAAAAGATTTGATAGAGAGAGTACTGCTGATACTACAGAGCTTATTCACATCGAAGATTTTGCTCAGATCTTCAGCGCATATCCACATCAGAAATATAGCACCACAAATTATGAGCAGATAGGAAAGATCATTTATCAATTTTCAGATAAAAAATTATTGATATTCAGCAATTTGCTAGCCGTTTACTCATAA
- a CDS encoding BolA family protein yields the protein MNLEQQLIERLQTLTPTHLEVINESAGHGGYFPGKESHFKVIVVSDEFQGLRLVQRHQKIYAVATELMNPGKIHALAIHAYVASEWQGQAPASPECAHAPKS from the coding sequence ATGAACTTAGAACAACAGTTGATTGAACGTTTGCAAACTTTAACACCTACCCATCTTGAGGTTATCAATGAGTCGGCAGGGCATGGTGGTTATTTTCCTGGTAAAGAATCACACTTTAAAGTGATTGTGGTGAGTGATGAATTTCAGGGCTTACGTTTGGTACAGCGTCATCAAAAAATCTATGCTGTTGCGACTGAGTTAATGAATCCTGGGAAAATCCATGCTTTAGCGATTCATGCTTATGTGGCAAGTGAATGGCAAGGGCAAGCGCCAGCCAGTCCTGAATGCGCGCATGCACCTAAAAGTTAA
- a CDS encoding SirB2 family protein, translating to MDAHLVTKIIHMSAVSLLIIAFVLRAASLFIGVQNQQPNPKGFKGLVGLQHLSLTLIILTGAILVVMKNFDVAPWFYAKVILFFVLWSSLIKTYKKDSSVLLQQRRAGLLIGTVALVGIIGLVIIKPVFA from the coding sequence ATGGACGCACATTTAGTCACCAAAATTATTCATATGTCCGCAGTGAGCTTGTTGATCATTGCTTTTGTTCTTCGTGCAGCGAGTTTATTTATCGGTGTACAAAATCAACAACCCAATCCAAAAGGTTTTAAAGGTCTCGTCGGTTTACAACATTTGTCGCTGACCCTGATTATTTTGACAGGGGCTATTTTAGTCGTGATGAAGAACTTTGACGTAGCACCTTGGTTTTATGCCAAAGTGATTTTGTTTTTTGTCTTGTGGTCATCTTTGATCAAAACCTATAAAAAAGACAGCAGTGTGTTATTGCAACAGCGCCGTGCTGGTTTGTTGATCGGTACAGTGGCATTAGTTGGTATTATTGGCTTAGTCATCATTAAACCTGTTTTTGCGTAA